From the Paludisphaera mucosa genome, one window contains:
- a CDS encoding lipoyl(octanoyl) transferase LipB, whose amino-acid sequence MQPANPPLEIYLLGAVDFGEVQQLQRRLVYEHGERGGATLLICEHPPTLSVGRTGSRAHIAPDDAALAGMGIRTYWVNRGGGCVLHLPGQLSGYFVTPLDAGGPPAMRHVDRLQDVLLGVLEEFELSKEARRSPDGVFLGAARAASIGVAVSRGIAYHGFTLNVGPYLDLFDVLVEPGPAGSPLRQTSMESRRQRPTQMSKVREALVRHTERVFQLDRHHLYTHHPRLRRKVLTHAYAPSPG is encoded by the coding sequence ATGCAGCCTGCGAACCCTCCGCTGGAGATCTACCTCCTCGGCGCGGTCGACTTCGGCGAGGTCCAGCAGCTCCAGCGTCGGCTCGTCTACGAGCACGGGGAACGCGGCGGCGCGACGCTGTTGATCTGCGAACACCCCCCCACGCTGAGCGTCGGCCGCACCGGCAGCCGGGCGCACATCGCGCCCGACGACGCGGCGCTCGCGGGGATGGGGATCCGGACGTACTGGGTCAACCGCGGCGGCGGCTGCGTGCTCCACCTTCCGGGCCAGCTCTCCGGCTACTTCGTGACGCCCCTCGACGCGGGCGGCCCGCCGGCCATGCGGCACGTCGACCGGCTGCAGGACGTCCTGCTCGGCGTGCTCGAAGAATTCGAGCTGAGCAAGGAGGCCCGCCGCTCCCCCGACGGCGTCTTCCTGGGGGCGGCGCGGGCGGCGTCGATCGGGGTGGCGGTCAGCCGGGGGATCGCCTACCATGGATTCACGCTCAACGTCGGCCCGTATCTCGACCTGTTCGACGTGCTCGTCGAGCCGGGGCCGGCCGGATCGCCCCTCCGTCAGACGTCGATGGAATCCCGGCGGCAGCGTCCAACCCAGATGTCCAAGGTGCGCGAGGCGTTGGTCCGGCATACGGAACGGGTGTTCCAGCTCGACCGGCACCACCTCTACACGCATCATCCGCGGCTAAGGCGGAAGGTCCTCACCCATGCTTACGCTCCCAGTCCTGGATGA
- the lipA gene encoding lipoyl synthase, which translates to MLTLPVLDERPDDGDPSSSGPSAQVVEIGRKPRRLPEWLKRPVPSGGGMYFAKSLIGELGLETICESGKCPNRSECWSRRTATFMILGETCTRPCGFCAVRRGKPEAVAADEPERVAEACARLKLRHVVITSVTRDDLPDGGADHFRRCILAVRERTGATIEVLTPDFNGREDQVATVLDAKPEVFNHNMETVARLQQHVRRKSQYEVSLRVLEIAKKLSPETRTKSGFMLGLGETTGELLDTLADLRSVGCNLLTLGQYLQPSPRHLPPERYLPPAEFDELGRLARLMGFDEVASGPFVRSSYHADEMAKA; encoded by the coding sequence ATGCTTACGCTCCCAGTCCTGGATGAACGTCCGGACGACGGGGACCCCTCCTCGTCCGGCCCGTCGGCCCAGGTCGTCGAGATCGGCCGCAAGCCGCGCCGGCTCCCCGAATGGCTCAAGCGCCCGGTCCCCTCGGGGGGCGGGATGTACTTCGCCAAGAGCCTGATCGGCGAGCTCGGCCTGGAGACGATCTGCGAGTCGGGCAAGTGCCCGAACCGGTCGGAGTGCTGGTCCCGGCGCACGGCCACGTTCATGATCCTGGGCGAGACCTGCACCCGCCCTTGCGGCTTCTGCGCCGTGCGTCGGGGCAAGCCCGAGGCCGTGGCGGCCGACGAGCCCGAACGCGTCGCCGAGGCTTGCGCGCGGCTGAAGCTCCGCCACGTCGTGATCACCTCGGTCACCCGCGACGACCTCCCGGACGGCGGCGCGGACCACTTCCGGCGCTGCATCCTGGCCGTCCGCGAGCGCACCGGGGCCACGATCGAGGTCCTCACCCCCGACTTCAACGGCCGCGAGGACCAGGTTGCGACCGTCCTCGACGCCAAGCCCGAGGTCTTCAACCACAACATGGAGACCGTCGCCCGGCTCCAGCAGCACGTCCGCCGCAAGAGCCAGTACGAGGTCAGCCTGCGCGTGCTGGAGATCGCCAAGAAGCTCAGCCCCGAGACCCGCACCAAGAGCGGATTCATGCTCGGCCTGGGCGAGACCACCGGCGAGCTGCTCGACACCCTGGCCGACCTCCGCTCGGTCGGCTGCAACCTGCTGACGCTCGGCCAGTACCTGCAGCCCTCGCCGCGGCACCTGCCCCCCGAGCGCTACCTGCCGCCGGCCGAGTTCGACGAGCTGGGCCGGCTGGCCCGGCTCATGGGCTTCGACGAGGTCGCCAGCGGGCCGTTCGTCCGCTCCAGCTACCACGCCGACGAGATGGCCAAGGCCTGA
- the leuC gene encoding 3-isopropylmalate dehydratase large subunit — MSATLFQKVWDRHVLSVTNEATLLYIDRHLVHEVTSPQAFDGLRLADRKVRRTDLTFATIDHNVPTDDQLDIRDALSKRQIETLRANCREFGVNLYDIKSGRQGIVHVIGPELGLTLPGSTIVCGDSHTSTHGAFGALAFGIGTSEVEHVLATQTLWQGKRPAALGVEVTGTLGRGVEPKDVILAVIRAIGTAGGTGTVIEYHGPAIRALSMEGRLTICNMSIEAGARAGLIAPDDVTFEYFARTDRPYAPKGRALEAAIADWKTLATDPDAPFDSKVTIDASKLVPQVTWGTNPSMTVDADGRIPTLDELPTSLRAEADRAFTYMGLIPGTLLSEIPIDVVFIGSCTNGRIEDLRAAAQVMKGRKVAAGVRTLVVPGSEQVRSQAQAEGLDRVFEEAGAEWREAGCSMCLAMNPDRLQPGQRAASTSNRNFEGRQGPGGRTHLVSPSMAAAAAVTGHFTDVRRLLDR, encoded by the coding sequence ATGTCAGCGACACTGTTTCAGAAGGTCTGGGACCGCCACGTCCTGAGCGTTACCAACGAGGCGACGCTCCTCTACATCGACCGCCACCTGGTCCACGAAGTGACCAGCCCCCAGGCTTTCGACGGCCTCCGGCTCGCCGACCGCAAGGTGCGGCGCACCGACCTCACGTTCGCCACGATCGACCACAACGTCCCGACCGACGACCAGCTAGACATCCGCGACGCCCTGTCGAAGCGGCAGATCGAGACCCTGCGGGCCAACTGCCGCGAGTTCGGCGTCAACCTCTACGACATCAAGAGCGGCCGCCAGGGGATCGTCCACGTCATCGGCCCCGAGCTGGGCCTGACCCTCCCCGGCTCGACGATCGTCTGCGGCGACAGCCACACCAGCACCCACGGCGCGTTCGGGGCGCTGGCGTTCGGCATCGGCACCAGCGAGGTCGAGCACGTCCTGGCGACCCAGACCCTCTGGCAGGGCAAGCGGCCCGCCGCGCTCGGCGTCGAGGTCACGGGGACGCTCGGCCGCGGCGTCGAGCCCAAGGACGTCATCCTGGCCGTCATCCGCGCCATCGGCACCGCCGGCGGGACGGGGACCGTCATCGAGTACCACGGCCCGGCCATCCGCGCCCTCTCGATGGAAGGCCGGCTGACGATCTGCAACATGTCGATCGAGGCCGGCGCCCGCGCCGGGCTGATCGCCCCCGACGACGTCACTTTCGAATACTTCGCCCGCACCGACCGCCCCTACGCCCCGAAGGGCCGGGCCCTCGAAGCCGCGATCGCCGACTGGAAGACGCTGGCGACCGACCCCGACGCCCCGTTCGACTCGAAGGTCACGATCGACGCCTCGAAGCTCGTGCCCCAGGTCACCTGGGGCACGAACCCCTCGATGACCGTCGACGCCGACGGCCGCATCCCGACGCTCGACGAGCTGCCGACCTCGCTGCGGGCCGAGGCCGACCGGGCCTTCACGTACATGGGGCTGATCCCGGGGACGCTGCTTTCCGAGATCCCGATCGACGTCGTCTTCATCGGCTCGTGCACCAACGGCCGGATCGAGGACCTGCGGGCCGCGGCCCAGGTGATGAAGGGTCGCAAGGTCGCCGCGGGCGTCCGGACGCTCGTCGTCCCCGGCAGCGAACAGGTGCGCAGCCAGGCCCAAGCCGAGGGCCTCGACCGGGTCTTCGAAGAGGCCGGCGCCGAGTGGCGGGAGGCCGGCTGCAGCATGTGCCTGGCGATGAACCCGGACCGGCTCCAGCCCGGCCAGCGCGCCGCCAGCACCAGCAACCGCAACTTCGAGGGCCGGCAGGGGCCGGGCGGGCGGACCCACCTGGTCAGCCCGTCGATGGCCGCCGCCGCCGCCGTCACCGGCCATTTCACCGACGTCCGCCGGCTCCTGGACCGCTGA
- the leuD gene encoding 3-isopropylmalate dehydratase small subunit translates to MKPFTVHRGKVAVLDWTDVNTDLIIPARYLKRIERIGYGPLLFADKRYAPGAAPPIDDPERHGPLDPSFPLNRPENQGASVLVVGRNFGCGSSREHAVWAVAQGGFAVVIAPGKDEGFADIFEGNALNNGLLAVEVPQADWDRIVDVAGAGGAEAVVDLTSLTITVQNGPAAVEVPFQIPETRRERLLQGLDAISETLLLESDIARYEQAAPAWLKPVTN, encoded by the coding sequence ATGAAGCCGTTCACCGTCCATCGGGGCAAGGTCGCCGTCCTGGACTGGACCGACGTCAACACCGACCTCATCATCCCCGCGCGCTACCTCAAGCGGATCGAGCGGATCGGCTACGGCCCCCTGCTCTTCGCCGACAAGCGCTACGCCCCCGGCGCGGCGCCGCCGATCGACGACCCCGAGCGCCACGGCCCGCTCGACCCGTCCTTCCCGCTCAACCGTCCCGAGAATCAAGGGGCGTCGGTGCTGGTCGTCGGCCGCAACTTCGGCTGCGGATCCAGCCGCGAGCACGCCGTCTGGGCCGTCGCGCAGGGCGGCTTCGCCGTCGTGATCGCGCCCGGCAAGGACGAGGGCTTCGCCGACATCTTCGAGGGCAACGCCCTCAACAACGGCCTGCTCGCCGTCGAGGTCCCCCAGGCCGACTGGGACCGCATCGTCGACGTCGCCGGCGCGGGCGGGGCCGAGGCCGTCGTCGACCTCACGTCGCTCACGATCACCGTCCAGAACGGCCCGGCCGCGGTGGAAGTCCCGTTCCAGATCCCCGAGACCCGCCGCGAACGCCTGCTCCAGGGCCTCGACGCAATCTCCGAGACGCTCCTGCTCGAATCCGACATCGCCCGATACGAGCAGGCGGCCCCCGCCTGGCTCAAGCCCGTGACGAATTGA